The genomic segment ATCTACTTCTGAGATTGTTGAGACTGCAAGAAGGACTGGTTCTGCTGTTGTAGGCCCAATCCCTCTTCCAACATCCATTAATAAATTTTGTGTATTGCGCTCTCCTCATGTTAATAAAAAGTCGAGAGAGCAGTTCGAGATGAGAACCCATCGTCGCCTTCTTGATATATTAGAACCAACTCAGCAGACCATTGATCTGCTTATGAAGCTTGAGTTATCAGCGGGTGTTGATGTTGAGATTAAACTGCCTTAGCAGCTGACGCTAAGCAAATAAGAAGTATCGGGTACTGTTATGCCAAAGACAATGGGGATATTAGGTAAAAATATAGGGATGACCCGTGTATACGGTGAAGTGGGTCAGGCAATCCCAGTCACTGTTGTACAAGCCGGGCCTTGTAAAGTTCTTCAAGTAAAAACAAACGCAACTGACGGTTACAATGCTGTTCAAGTTGGTTTCGAAAATAAAAAAAGCTCTCGTGTGAATAAAGCGGAAGCTGGCCATTTTGCAAAATCAGATTCTGAAGGTTTCTACTTCGTACGTGAATTTCGCGTAGTTGATCCTGCAACATACAATGTTGGCGATATGATCAGTGTTGATGCACTTTTCAAAGCTGGCGATATTGTTGATGTACAGGGTACAAGTAAGGGACGTGGTTTTCAGGGTGTTATAAAGCGTTGGGGCTTCAAAGGTGGTCCTGGCGGACATGGTTCTAAGCATCATAGAGCGCCTGGTTCCATCGGCTGTAGTGCTTATCCGGGACGTGTTGTTAAGGGCAAGAAAATGCCTGGTCGTATGGGTAATGATACGGTTCTTAA from the Desulfotalea psychrophila LSv54 genome contains:
- the rpsJ gene encoding 30S ribosomal protein S10, which encodes MPTEKIRIRLKAYDHKLLDQSTSEIVETARRTGSAVVGPIPLPTSINKFCVLRSPHVNKKSREQFEMRTHRRLLDILEPTQQTIDLLMKLELSAGVDVEIKLP
- the rplC gene encoding 50S ribosomal protein L3, which translates into the protein MPKTMGILGKNIGMTRVYGEVGQAIPVTVVQAGPCKVLQVKTNATDGYNAVQVGFENKKSSRVNKAEAGHFAKSDSEGFYFVREFRVVDPATYNVGDMISVDALFKAGDIVDVQGTSKGRGFQGVIKRWGFKGGPGGHGSKHHRAPGSIGCSAYPGRVVKGKKMPGRMGNDTVLKKNVTVVDVRIDENVVLLKGPMPGAKNGLLKIYSK